A region of the Nocardia asteroides genome:
ACGCAACGACCGTTCAGTATGCCAGAACTGCCGTTACGCTCCCAAAACGCCCCCGGCGAGTGGTTTGTTCCCGCCCTGCGTACTCCCCCGCCGTTCGCGCCCCTGGAAGTCCTGGCACGCGAATCCCCACCGACTCCGGGACCCTGAAGTCGGGTAGTCCGCTACTCAGGAATGCGAACAGATTCGTTCATAGAGTTGCGTACCTGGTGCACATCGGCGTGCCGAGACAGGAAGGAGACCCCGTGAACATCCGAATCGCGTCCGCGATTTTCGTTCTACTGACTCTCGCGGTCGCCGTCGGTTTGTACGCACTTCCCGATCCGCACTATCCGGCACCGGAGAATGCCGTACACAGTCAGACTTCGGATTCCACCGCGCCCGACCCCGGCGACGAGCCCTGCGCACTGATCCTCGGTCTCCTGATCAGTGGCGCGGCCACGATCGGAATCGCTTTCTTCGCCCCGGCAACGCCGAGAGGGTCCCGCTTGTGCGGGACCCTCTCGGCCGTTGTCATGGCGACAACTGATTTGGTAACTCGTCGGGCACGCCCAGAACCCGCCGAGATGCTTTTGGTCGGCCCCGCACGCGAACTCCGCGGCACCCGACCACTACGGCCTGAATACTCGAAGGGGCGGACGAGCCCGAGCCTATTCGTCGAGCGCGCCCGGCGCGGTCTTGCTCACCGACATCAAGAATTCGAGGTTGGTCTTCGACTTCTTCAGACGGTCGATCAGCAGATCGATCGCCTGGTGGGAGTCCAGGCCGGACAGTACGCGGCGCAGCTTGTGCAGTACCGCCGCCTCGTCGGGGCTGAGCAGTAGCTCGTCCTTGCGGGTACCGGACGGGTTGACGTCCACCGCGGGGAACACGCGCCGCTCCGCGATCTTGCGGTCCAGCTTGAGCTCGGCATTGCCGGTGCCCTTGAACTCCTCGAAGATCACCGTGTCACCGGTCGAACCGGTCTCCACCATCGCGGTGGCGATGATCGTCAGCGAGCCGCCGTTCTCGATGTTGCGCGCCGCGCCGAGGAACCGCTTGGGCGGGTACAGCGCGGTGGAATCGACACCACCCGAGAGAATCCGGCCCGAGGCGGGCGAGGAGTTGTTGTACGCGCGCCCGAGCCGGGTGATCGAGTCGAGCAGCACGACGACGTCCTTACCCATCTCCACCAGGCGCTTGGCGCGCTCGATGGCGAGTTCGGCGACCGAGGTGTGGTCCGACGGCGGACGGTCGAAGGTCGAGGAGATGACCTCGCCCCGGACCGAACGCTGCATGTCGGTGACCTCTTCGGGACGCTCGTCGACCAGCACCACCATGAGGTAGACCTCGGGGTTGTTGGTCGCGATCGCGTTCGCGATGTCCTGCAGGATCGTGGTCTTACCGGCCTTCGGCGGCGACACGATCAGGGCGCGCTGGCCCTTGCCGATCGGCATGATCAGGTCGATCACGCGGGTGGTCAGCTTGTTCGGCTGGGTCTCCAGCCGCAGGCGCTGATTCGGGTACAGCGGGGTGAGCTTGCCGAACTCCGGCCTGCGCTTGGCCGCTTCGACTTCGCCGCCGTTGACCGTGTCCAGCCGCACCAGCGGGTCGAACTTCTGGCGCTGGTTGGCCTGTTCGCCGTCGCGCGGAGCGCGCACCGCGCCGGTGATCGCGTCACCGCGGCGCAGGCCGTTCTTGCGGACCAGGTTCATCGACACGTAGACGTCGTTCGGCCCGGCCAGGTAACCCGACGTGCGGACGAAGGCGTAGTTGTCCAGCACGTCGAGGATGCCCGCGACCGGCTGCAGAACGT
Encoded here:
- the rho gene encoding transcription termination factor Rho; translated protein: MTDTDLLATPGVESNPTGDRESESGQISKMSEHTDVARSGLTGMLLPQLRALAGELGIRGTSGMRKGDLIAAIKENQAGKAAKAEKPAKSEAKSAATAKADAPAKTAAPAAPAPAKAEQATLDVTPAASAAPTEAPAPAKTAPADSAPAAANAAASASSTATETSEESGRESGQRGRGRQRRGRDQARSAADTAPAETRADEPKQDAEQGGERRRERGQGERQSGRGQGDRQSDRGQGDRQSDRGQGERQSERGQDERGQGERGQSQNGSAGGRGGDDEEGGRGRRGRRFRERRRGRDRESGGGEARELEIREDDVLQPVAGILDVLDNYAFVRTSGYLAGPNDVYVSMNLVRKNGLRRGDAITGAVRAPRDGEQANQRQKFDPLVRLDTVNGGEVEAAKRRPEFGKLTPLYPNQRLRLETQPNKLTTRVIDLIMPIGKGQRALIVSPPKAGKTTILQDIANAIATNNPEVYLMVVLVDERPEEVTDMQRSVRGEVISSTFDRPPSDHTSVAELAIERAKRLVEMGKDVVVLLDSITRLGRAYNNSSPASGRILSGGVDSTALYPPKRFLGAARNIENGGSLTIIATAMVETGSTGDTVIFEEFKGTGNAELKLDRKIAERRVFPAVDVNPSGTRKDELLLSPDEAAVLHKLRRVLSGLDSHQAIDLLIDRLKKSKTNLEFLMSVSKTAPGALDE